One genomic region from Panthera tigris isolate Pti1 chromosome D1, P.tigris_Pti1_mat1.1, whole genome shotgun sequence encodes:
- the LOC107180237 gene encoding olfactory receptor 8K3-like, translating into MEKHNLTGLNEFILMGITDHPELQAPLFGLFLIIYMISVVGNLGMIILTKVDSRLQTPMYFFLRHLALTDLGYSTTVGPKMLVNFVVDQNTISYYFCAIQLSFFLVFIISELFILSAMSYDRYVAICNPLLYPVVMSQSVCQVLVAIPYLYSAFVSLLVTMKIFSSSFCGYNVISHFYCDSLPLISLLCSNTHEIELIILILAGFNLIFSLLIVIVSYLLILVAIVRMNSAEGRHKAFSTCGSHLTVATVFYGTLIFMYVQPESSHSFDTDKVASIFYTLVIPMLNPLIYSLRNKDVKYAIHTMWKKLCNLFS; encoded by the coding sequence ATGGAAAAACATAATCTAACAGGGCTCAATGAATTCATTCTCATGGGAATCACAGACCATCCTGAGCTGCAGGCTCCATTATTTGGGCTCTTCCTCATCATCTATATGATCTCAGTGGTGGGCAACCTGGGCATGATCATCCTCACCAAGGTGGACTCCAGGCTACAAacacccatgtacttcttcctcagaCACCTGGCTCTCACTGATCTGGGTTATTCAACAACTGTAGGACCCAAAATGCTAGTCAATTTTGTTGTGGATCAAAATACAATCTCCTATTATTTTTGTGCTatacagctttctttctttcttgtgttcaTCATTAGTGAACTTTTCATTCTGTCAGCGATGTCTTATGATCGTTATGTGGCCATCTGTAACCCTCTGCTCTATCCAGTCGTCATGTCACAAAGTGTGTGTCAGGTGCTGGTGGCAATCCCCTATCTCTACAGTGCATTTGTGTCTCTTCTAGTCACCATGAAGATTTTTAGTTCATCCTTCTGTGGCTACAATGTCATTAGTCATTTCTACTGTGACAGTCTCCCCTTGATATCTTTGCTTTGTTCAAATACACATGAAATTGAACTGATTATTCTCATCTTAGCAggctttaatttgattttttcccttttgatagTTATTGTGTCTTACCTCCTGATCCTTGTAGCCATCGTCAGGATGAACTCAGCTGAGGGTAGGCACAAGGCCTTCTCCACCTGCGGGTCTCACCTGACAGTGGCCACCGTGTTCTATGGGACTCTGATATTTATGTATGTGCAACCTGAGTCCAGTCATTCCTTTGACACCGATAAAGTGGCATCCATATTTTACACCCTTGTTATCCCCATGTTAAATCCCTTGATCTATAGCTTGAggaacaaagatgtaaaatatgcaATACATACAATGTGGAAAAAGCTAtgtaatcttttttcttaa
- the LOC102967520 gene encoding olfactory receptor 8K3-like encodes MEKHNLTVFNEFILMGITQRPELQAPLFGLFLIIYVISVVGNSGLIILTKMDSRLQTPMYFFLKHLALTDLGYSTTVGPKMLASFVVEENTISYHLCATQGAFYIMFIVSELFILSAMSYDRYVAICNPLLYPVIMSQRVCQVLVAILYLYSTFMALLVTIKIFSSSFCGYNVISHFYCDCLPLVSLLCSNTHEIELMILAFSVFNLMSSLLMVVVSYLLILLAIVGMNSAEGRHKAFSTCGSHLTVATVFYGTMIFMYAQPESSHSFDTDKMASIFYTLVIPLLNPMIYSLRNKDVKCAFHRIWKKL; translated from the coding sequence ATGGAAAAACACAATCTGACAGTGTTTAATGAATTTATTCTCATGGGAATCACACAACGTCCTGAGCTGCAGGCTCCATTATTTGGGCTCTTCCTCATCATCTATGTGATCTCAGTGGTGGGCAACTCGGGCCTGATCATCCTCACCAAGATGGACTCCAGACTGCAAAcacccatgtatttcttcctcaaaCACCTGGCTCTCACTGATCTGGGTTATTCAACAACTGTGGGACCCAAAATGTTAGCAAGTTTTGTTGTGGAAGAAAACACAATTTCCTATCATTTGTGTGCCACGCAGGGAGCATTCTACATTATGTTCATCGTTAGCGAGCTTTTCATTCTGTCGGCTATGTCCTATGACCGCTACGTGGCCATCTGTAATCCTCTGCTCTATCCAGTCATCATGTCACAAAGGGTGTGTCAGGTGCTGGTGGCAATCCTCTATCTCTACAGCACATTTATGGCTCTACTAGTCACCATCAAGATTTTTAGTTCATCCTTCTGTGGTTATAATGTCATCAGCCATTTCTACTGTGACTGTCTTCCCTTGGTATCCTTGCTCTGTTCAAACACGCATGAAATTGAATTGATGATTTTggctttctcagtttttaatttgatgtccTCCCTTCTCATGGTTGTTGTGTCTTACCTGCTGATCCTACTAGCCATAGTCGGGATGAACTCAGCTGAGGGTAGGCACAAAGCCTTTTCTACATGTGGGTCCCACCTGACAGTGGCCACAGTGTTTTATGGGACTATGATATTTATGTATGCACAACCTGAGTCCAGTCATTCCTTTGACACAGATAAAATGGCGTCCATATTTTACACCCTTGTTATCCCCTTGTTGAATCCCATGATCTATAGTCTGAGGAACAAAGACGTAAAATGTGCTTTCCATAGGATATGGAAAAAGTTATGA